In one Pseudomonas sp. Bout1 genomic region, the following are encoded:
- a CDS encoding glutamate/aspartate ABC transporter substrate-binding protein: MRIVPHILGAAIAAALISTPVFAAELTGTLKKINDSGTITLAHRDSSIPFSYIADGSGKPVGYSHDIQLAIVEALKKDLNKPDLKTKYNLVTSQTRIPLIQNGTADIECGSTTNNAERAQQVDFTINIFEIGTRLLVKKDKDGKPSYSDFADLKGKNVVTTAGTTSERIIKAMNADKQMGMNVISAKDHGESFQMLESGRAVAFMMDDALLAGEEAKAKKPDDWVITGTPQSFEAYACMVRKDDPAFKKAVDDAIVGLYKSGEINKIYSKWFESPIPPKGLNLNFPMSEKVKDLIATPSDKPAPDVKI, translated from the coding sequence ATGCGTATCGTTCCCCATATTTTGGGCGCAGCTATCGCTGCTGCTCTGATCAGCACTCCAGTTTTCGCCGCCGAACTCACCGGCACACTGAAGAAAATCAACGACTCCGGCACAATCACTCTCGCTCACCGCGACAGCTCCATTCCGTTTTCCTACATCGCGGATGGTTCGGGTAAACCCGTGGGCTACTCCCACGACATTCAGCTGGCCATCGTTGAAGCCCTGAAAAAAGACCTGAACAAACCCGACCTGAAGACCAAGTACAACCTGGTCACCTCGCAAACCCGTATCCCGCTGATCCAGAACGGCACCGCGGACATCGAGTGCGGCTCCACCACCAACAACGCCGAACGCGCCCAGCAGGTCGACTTCACCATCAATATCTTCGAAATCGGCACCCGTCTGCTGGTCAAGAAAGACAAGGATGGCAAGCCTTCCTACAGCGATTTCGCTGACCTGAAAGGCAAGAACGTCGTGACCACCGCCGGCACCACGTCCGAGCGCATCATCAAGGCGATGAACGCCGACAAGCAGATGGGCATGAACGTCATCTCTGCCAAGGACCATGGCGAATCCTTCCAGATGCTGGAAAGCGGCCGCGCCGTTGCCTTCATGATGGACGACGCCCTGCTGGCTGGCGAAGAAGCCAAGGCCAAGAAGCCGGACGACTGGGTCATCACCGGTACTCCACAGTCCTTCGAAGCCTACGCGTGCATGGTTCGTAAAGACGACCCAGCCTTCAAGAAGGCCGTGGATGACGCGATCGTCGGCCTGTACAAATCCGGCGAGATCAACAAGATCTACAGCAAGTGGTTCGAGAGCCCGATTCCGCCTAAAGGCCTGAACCTGAACTTCCCGATGAGCGAGAAGGTAAAGGATCTGATCGCAACTCCAAGCGACAAGCCAGCGCCTGACGTAAAAATCTGA
- a CDS encoding amino acid ABC transporter permease yields MNYNWDWGVFFKSTGVGSETYLDWYISGLGWTIAIAVVAWIIALLLGSVLGVMRTVPNRIVSGIATCYVELFRNVPLLVQLFIWYFLIPDMLPQNLQDWYKQDLNPTTSAYLSVVVCLGLFTAARVCEQVRTGIQALPRGQEAAARAMGFKLPQIYWNVLLPQAYRIIIPPLTSEFLNVFKNSSVASLIGLMELLAQTKQTAEFSANLFEAFTLATLIYFTLNMSLMLLMRVVEKKVAVPGLISVGGK; encoded by the coding sequence ATGAATTACAACTGGGACTGGGGCGTATTCTTCAAGTCCACCGGCGTTGGCAGCGAGACTTATCTCGACTGGTACATCTCCGGACTGGGCTGGACCATCGCCATCGCCGTCGTGGCATGGATCATCGCCTTGCTGCTGGGCTCGGTACTCGGCGTCATGCGCACCGTGCCAAACCGCATCGTATCGGGCATCGCGACCTGCTACGTGGAGCTGTTTCGCAACGTACCGCTGCTGGTTCAGCTGTTCATCTGGTATTTCCTGATACCCGACATGCTGCCGCAGAACCTGCAAGACTGGTACAAACAAGACCTCAACCCGACCACCTCGGCCTACCTGAGTGTTGTCGTGTGCCTGGGCCTGTTCACCGCCGCCCGGGTGTGCGAGCAAGTACGTACCGGCATTCAGGCGCTGCCACGTGGCCAGGAAGCCGCCGCGCGCGCCATGGGCTTCAAGCTGCCGCAGATCTACTGGAACGTGCTGCTGCCCCAGGCCTACCGCATCATCATTCCGCCGCTTACCTCCGAATTCCTCAACGTCTTCAAGAACTCCTCCGTGGCGTCCCTGATCGGTTTGATGGAGTTGCTTGCGCAAACCAAACAGACCGCCGAGTTCTCGGCCAACCTGTTCGAGGCCTTCACCCTGGCCACGCTGATCTACTTCACCTTGAACATGAGCCTGATGCTGCTGATGCGCGTGGTCGAGAAGAAAGTCGCCGTGCCCGGCCTGATCTCCGTGGGGGGTAAATAA
- a CDS encoding amino acid ABC transporter permease has translation MEFDFSGIIPAIPGLWNGMVMTLQLMVMGVVGGIVLGTILALMRLSSSKLLSRLAGAYVNYFRSIPLLLVITWFYLAVPFVLRWITGEDTPIGAFTSCVVAFMMFEAAYFCEIVRAGVQSIPKGQMAAAQAMGMTYGQTMRLIILPQAFRKMTPLLLQQSIILFQDTSLVYTVGLVDFLNSARSNGDIIGRSNEFLIFAGVVYFIISFSASLLVKRLQKRFAV, from the coding sequence ATGGAATTCGATTTCAGCGGTATCATCCCTGCCATCCCGGGCCTGTGGAACGGCATGGTCATGACCTTGCAGTTGATGGTCATGGGTGTGGTCGGCGGCATCGTGCTGGGGACCATCCTGGCCCTGATGCGCCTGTCGTCCAGCAAACTGCTGTCGCGCCTGGCCGGCGCCTACGTGAACTACTTCCGCTCGATCCCTCTGCTGCTGGTGATCACCTGGTTCTACCTGGCGGTGCCGTTCGTGCTGCGCTGGATCACCGGCGAAGACACACCGATCGGTGCGTTCACTTCCTGCGTCGTGGCCTTCATGATGTTCGAGGCCGCGTACTTCTGCGAAATCGTGCGAGCCGGCGTGCAGTCGATCCCCAAGGGCCAGATGGCCGCAGCCCAAGCCATGGGCATGACCTATGGCCAGACCATGCGCCTGATCATCCTGCCGCAGGCGTTCCGCAAGATGACCCCGTTGCTGCTGCAACAGTCGATCATCCTGTTCCAGGACACCTCGCTGGTCTACACCGTGGGCCTGGTGGACTTCCTCAACTCCGCCCGCTCCAACGGCGACATCATCGGCCGCTCCAATGAGTTCCTGATCTTCGCCGGTGTCGTCTACTTCATCATCAGCTTTTCCGCCTCGCTGCTGGTCAAGCGTCTGCAAAAAAGGTTTGCCGTATGA
- a CDS encoding amino acid ABC transporter ATP-binding protein: MISIKNINKWYGDFQVLTDCSTEVKKGEVIVVCGPSGSGKSTLIKCVNALEPFQKGDVVVDGTSIADPKTNLPKLRSRVGMVFQHFELFPHLTITENLTIAQIKVLGRSKEEATRKGLQLLERVGLSAHAHKHPGQLSGGQQQRVAIARALAMDPIVMLFDEPTSALDPEMVNEVLDVMVQLAHEGMTMMCVTHEMGFARKVADRVIFMDAGKIIEDCPKEEFFGDISARSERAQHFLEKILQH, from the coding sequence ATGATCTCTATCAAGAATATCAACAAGTGGTATGGCGACTTCCAGGTGCTGACCGATTGCAGCACCGAGGTTAAAAAAGGCGAAGTGATCGTGGTGTGCGGGCCGTCCGGCTCGGGCAAATCCACCCTGATCAAGTGCGTCAACGCCCTGGAACCGTTCCAGAAAGGCGACGTGGTGGTTGATGGCACCTCCATTGCCGACCCGAAGACCAACCTGCCGAAACTGCGCTCGCGCGTTGGCATGGTGTTCCAGCACTTCGAGCTGTTTCCGCACCTGACCATTACCGAAAACCTGACCATCGCGCAGATCAAGGTGTTGGGCCGCAGCAAGGAAGAAGCCACCAGGAAAGGCCTGCAACTGCTCGAACGTGTGGGGTTGTCGGCCCACGCCCACAAGCACCCGGGCCAGCTTTCCGGCGGCCAGCAGCAGCGTGTGGCGATTGCCCGTGCGCTGGCGATGGACCCGATCGTCATGCTGTTCGACGAACCGACCTCGGCGCTCGACCCGGAGATGGTCAACGAAGTACTCGACGTGATGGTGCAACTGGCCCACGAAGGCATGACCATGATGTGCGTGACCCACGAAATGGGTTTCGCCCGCAAGGTAGCCGACCGGGTGATCTTCATGGATGCCGGCAAGATCATCGAAGACTGCCCGAAAGAGGAGTTCTTCGGCGACATCAGCGCCCGCTCCGAGCGTGCGCAGCACTTCCTTGAGAAAATCCTGCAGCACTAA
- a CDS encoding sensor histidine kinase produces the protein MKCDPNLFRAAPPSLAVKPRLIRQLFLPPLIIALMIGLGYVGFWISEFYGIRTLSETGERQLELHARTVESEISKYTYLPSLLELETSVSKLLADPNFDTRSTVNDYLEGLNRRSRSRAIYVMDTTGRVLATSNWRDADSYLGEDLSFRSYFQNAVRGQPGRFYGIGSTNGEPGYYLAHGLEEHGKIIGVAVVKVRLEALEERWQRARLEAFVSDENGIIILSSDPARRLKAVRPLSDDTKERLARSLQYYWATLNELQPLARERLSEGTEKLTFPANTEVVADEKEVSFLAQTRPLNDTPWNFTLLTPLNDLRRAAINQGILVAVAFALVAFLLIAWNERRKVIATRLAAREALQEANNQLERRIAERTTDLRASNERLKSQIRERRQAEETLRRAQDELVQAGKLAAIGQMSTSIAHELNQPLAALRTLSGNTVRFLERGALDTASANLKTINELIDRMGRITASLRSFARRGDDQGEANLGKAVDATLQILGSRLETLPLTVHRHFASAQLQIDQTRLEQILVNLIGNALDAMQAQPAPELWLDGDIVEGKYRLRVRDNGHGIDTETRKHLFEPFFTTKPGEQGLGLGLTLSASLAAATGGNLAVEHPAGGGTAFVLSLPLASPQHVESK, from the coding sequence ATGAAATGCGACCCCAACCTCTTTCGCGCCGCGCCGCCATCACTTGCCGTGAAGCCTCGTCTGATTCGCCAATTGTTCCTGCCGCCGCTGATCATCGCGCTGATGATCGGACTGGGTTACGTCGGCTTCTGGATCAGTGAGTTCTATGGGATCCGCACCCTCAGCGAGACCGGCGAGCGCCAGTTGGAGCTGCATGCCCGTACCGTCGAAAGCGAAATCAGCAAATACACGTACCTGCCCAGCCTGCTTGAGCTGGAAACCAGCGTCTCCAAGCTGCTGGCCGACCCCAATTTTGACACCCGGTCCACGGTCAACGACTACCTCGAAGGCCTGAACCGGCGCAGCCGCAGCCGAGCCATCTATGTGATGGACACCACCGGACGCGTACTGGCCACCAGCAACTGGCGCGATGCCGACAGTTACCTCGGTGAAGACCTGTCCTTTCGCTCCTATTTCCAGAACGCCGTGCGCGGCCAGCCCGGCCGGTTCTATGGCATCGGCAGCACCAACGGCGAACCTGGCTACTACCTGGCCCATGGCCTGGAAGAACACGGCAAGATCATCGGCGTGGCCGTGGTCAAGGTGCGCCTCGAAGCCCTGGAAGAACGCTGGCAGCGAGCGCGCCTGGAGGCCTTCGTCAGTGACGAGAACGGCATCATCATCCTCTCCAGCGACCCGGCCCGGCGCCTCAAGGCCGTGCGCCCATTGAGCGACGACACCAAGGAACGCCTGGCCCGCAGCCTGCAATATTACTGGGCGACCCTCAACGAACTGCAACCCCTGGCCCGCGAGCGCCTGAGCGAAGGCACGGAAAAACTCACCTTCCCGGCCAACACCGAAGTGGTGGCCGACGAGAAGGAAGTCAGCTTCCTGGCCCAGACCCGCCCGCTGAACGACACACCGTGGAACTTCACCCTGCTCACCCCACTGAATGACCTGCGCCGGGCCGCCATCAACCAGGGCATCCTGGTGGCCGTGGCCTTCGCCCTGGTGGCGTTCCTGCTGATTGCCTGGAACGAGCGGCGCAAGGTGATCGCCACCCGCCTTGCCGCCCGTGAGGCGTTGCAAGAAGCCAATAACCAGCTGGAGCGACGGATTGCCGAACGCACCACCGACCTGCGGGCCAGCAACGAACGGCTCAAAAGCCAGATCCGCGAGCGGCGCCAGGCCGAGGAAACCCTGCGCCGGGCCCAGGACGAACTGGTACAGGCCGGCAAGCTCGCGGCCATCGGCCAGATGTCCACCAGCATCGCCCACGAATTGAACCAGCCACTGGCCGCTTTGCGCACCCTGTCGGGCAACACCGTGCGCTTCCTTGAGCGTGGGGCGCTGGACACCGCCAGTGCCAACCTCAAGACCATCAACGAGCTGATCGACCGCATGGGCCGTATCACCGCCAGCCTGCGCTCCTTTGCCCGGCGCGGTGATGACCAGGGCGAAGCGAATCTGGGCAAGGCGGTGGACGCCACGTTGCAGATCCTCGGCAGTCGCCTGGAAACCCTGCCGCTGACGGTGCACCGCCACTTCGCCAGCGCGCAGTTACAAATCGACCAGACACGCCTGGAGCAGATCCTGGTCAACCTGATCGGCAACGCCCTGGACGCGATGCAAGCGCAACCGGCCCCCGAACTGTGGCTGGACGGCGATATCGTCGAGGGCAAATACCGCCTGCGGGTGCGCGATAACGGCCACGGTATTGATACCGAGACCCGCAAGCATTTGTTCGAACCGTTCTTTACCACCAAACCCGGCGAGCAAGGCCTGGGCCTGGGCCTGACGCTTTCAGCCAGCCTCGCGGCGGCCACCGGCGGCAATCTTGCCGTCGAGCATCCGGCCGGCGGTGGTACTGCCTTTGTCCTGAGTTTGCCGCTGGCGAGCCCTCAACACGTCGAGTCGAAATGA
- a CDS encoding sigma-54 dependent transcriptional regulator: MNAEKTTDLTVLIVEDDPHVLLGCQQALALEDIPSVGVGSAEEALTRVGENFAGIVISDIRLPGIDGLELLTRLKALDKSLPVVLITGHGDISMAVGAMRNGAYDFMEKPFSPERLVDVARRALEQRGLAREVWSLRRQLAERDSLEGRIIGRSPAMQNLRELIANVADTSANVLIEGETGTGKELVARCLHDFSRRHSHQFVALNCGGLPENLFESEIFGHEANAFTGAGKRRIGKIEHAHEGTLFLDEVESMPMNLQIKLLRVLQERTLERLGSNQSVAVDCRVIAATKSDLDDLSRANQFRSDLYYRLNVVTLELPPLRERREDILQLFEHFLQQSSLRFDRTAPDLDNQTLSNLMSHDWPGNVRELRNVAERFALGLPAFKKSGASSGNHGLAFTEAVEAFERNLLNDALQRSGGNLTQASQELGMAKTTLFDKVKKYGLSH, translated from the coding sequence ATGAACGCAGAAAAAACCACCGACCTGACCGTCCTGATCGTCGAAGACGACCCCCATGTATTGCTCGGCTGCCAGCAAGCACTCGCCCTGGAAGACATTCCAAGCGTGGGCGTAGGCAGCGCCGAAGAAGCCCTGACCCGCGTCGGTGAAAACTTCGCCGGCATTGTCATCAGCGATATCCGCCTGCCGGGCATTGACGGGCTGGAGTTGCTGACCCGGCTCAAGGCGTTGGATAAAAGCCTGCCAGTGGTGCTGATCACCGGCCACGGCGACATCTCCATGGCCGTGGGCGCGATGCGCAACGGCGCCTATGACTTCATGGAAAAACCCTTCTCCCCCGAGCGCCTGGTGGACGTCGCCCGCCGCGCCCTCGAGCAACGCGGGCTGGCCCGGGAAGTCTGGTCGCTGCGCCGGCAACTGGCCGAGCGCGACTCGCTGGAAGGCCGGATCATCGGCCGCTCGCCTGCCATGCAGAACCTGCGGGAACTGATCGCCAACGTCGCCGATACCTCGGCCAACGTGCTGATCGAAGGCGAGACCGGCACCGGCAAGGAACTGGTCGCCCGCTGCTTGCATGATTTCAGCCGGCGGCACTCCCACCAGTTCGTTGCCTTGAACTGTGGTGGCCTGCCAGAAAACCTGTTCGAAAGCGAAATCTTCGGCCACGAGGCCAACGCGTTTACCGGCGCCGGCAAACGCCGCATCGGCAAGATCGAACACGCCCACGAAGGCACGCTGTTCCTCGACGAAGTGGAAAGCATGCCGATGAACCTGCAGATCAAACTGCTGCGGGTATTGCAGGAACGCACCCTGGAACGCCTGGGCTCGAACCAGAGCGTGGCGGTGGATTGCCGGGTGATCGCCGCCACCAAGTCCGACCTTGACGACCTGAGCCGCGCCAACCAGTTTCGCAGCGACCTGTACTACCGCCTCAATGTGGTGACGCTGGAACTACCGCCCTTGCGCGAGCGCCGTGAAGACATCCTGCAGCTGTTCGAACATTTTTTGCAGCAGTCGTCCCTGCGTTTCGACCGCACCGCGCCGGACCTCGACAACCAGACCCTGTCCAACCTCATGAGCCACGACTGGCCGGGCAACGTGCGTGAACTGCGCAACGTGGCCGAGCGGTTTGCCCTGGGCTTGCCGGCGTTCAAGAAGAGCGGCGCCAGCAGCGGCAACCATGGGCTGGCTTTTACCGAAGCGGTGGAAGCCTTCGAGCGCAACCTGCTCAACGATGCCTTGCAACGCAGCGGCGGCAACCTGACCCAGGCGAGCCAGGAACTGGGGATGGCCAAGACCACGCTGTTCGACAAGGTCAAGAAATACGGGTTGAGCCACTAG
- a CDS encoding GlpM family protein, producing MLKAALGAGVVLILAALAKTKNYYIAGLVPLFPTFALIAHYIVGKGRSVEDLKTTIVFGMWSIIPYFVYLATLYVMVDRMRLEASLAVAAVAWLMAATVLVSVWVRLHA from the coding sequence TTGTTGAAGGCGGCATTGGGCGCGGGAGTGGTGCTGATTCTGGCGGCGTTGGCCAAGACCAAAAATTATTACATCGCCGGGTTGGTGCCGCTGTTTCCGACGTTCGCGTTGATCGCGCATTACATCGTGGGCAAGGGTCGCTCGGTGGAGGATTTGAAGACCACCATCGTGTTCGGGATGTGGTCGATTATTCCGTACTTTGTGTACCTGGCGACGTTGTACGTGATGGTTGACCGGATGCGCCTGGAGGCCTCGCTGGCGGTGGCGGCAGTGGCGTGGTTGATGGCGGCTACGGTGTTGGTCAGCGTGTGGGTTCGCCTGCACGCCTGA
- a CDS encoding sigma-54 dependent transcriptional regulator, whose amino-acid sequence MTHNVLVVDDEPKLCDLLSSALSQSGIQVFTAGNGLHALKVLEQEDIDLVISDWRMPGMDGPALLAEIKVRYPQLPVIVMTAYSTVKNAVQSMRNGAYDYIAKPFDIDELDITVAKALQFRDIMRDNARMRAELDEHAQFDSLVGDSPAFRRVLHAVDSVRDSNATILLTGESGTGKEMVARAIHKHGNRADKPFVAVNCAAIPEGLLESEMFGHRKGAFTGAVADRVGRFMQADKGTLFLDEVGDMPLALQAKILRALQERVIEPVGDPRERKVDVRVIAATNKNLLDAVANKEFREDLYYRLNVFPIPLPALRERVEDIAPLARHFAQTLSATAGKRITGFSSEALQAMAAYSWPGNIRELQNCVERATIVAATPVIEDIDLPAYLFASRPAQDGVGVILGDGPGVPQDLDAALAEVEKAYIMAALQESNGVQAAAAQKIGISERSFWYRLKKLGIQVDKIVR is encoded by the coding sequence ATGACGCATAACGTATTGGTAGTCGACGACGAACCCAAGCTCTGTGACCTGCTCTCGTCGGCCCTGAGCCAGAGCGGCATCCAGGTGTTCACCGCGGGTAACGGCTTGCACGCGCTCAAGGTGCTGGAGCAGGAAGACATCGACCTGGTGATCAGCGACTGGCGCATGCCTGGCATGGATGGGCCGGCGTTGCTGGCTGAGATTAAGGTGCGCTACCCGCAGTTGCCGGTGATCGTGATGACCGCCTACAGCACCGTGAAAAACGCGGTGCAGTCGATGCGCAACGGCGCCTACGACTACATTGCCAAGCCGTTCGACATCGACGAGCTGGACATCACCGTGGCCAAGGCCCTGCAGTTTCGCGACATCATGCGCGACAACGCGCGAATGCGCGCCGAGCTGGATGAGCATGCACAGTTCGACAGTCTGGTGGGTGACAGCCCGGCGTTTCGCCGGGTGCTGCACGCTGTGGACTCGGTGCGCGACAGCAACGCGACGATCCTGCTGACCGGCGAAAGCGGCACCGGCAAGGAAATGGTCGCCCGCGCCATTCACAAGCATGGCAACCGCGCTGACAAGCCGTTTGTGGCGGTCAACTGCGCGGCGATCCCCGAGGGCTTGCTGGAAAGCGAGATGTTCGGCCACCGCAAGGGTGCCTTTACCGGCGCGGTGGCGGACCGGGTGGGGCGTTTCATGCAGGCGGACAAGGGCACGCTGTTTCTCGATGAAGTGGGGGACATGCCGTTGGCGTTGCAGGCGAAAATCCTGCGGGCCTTGCAGGAGCGGGTGATCGAGCCGGTGGGCGACCCACGCGAGCGCAAGGTGGACGTGCGGGTGATTGCGGCCACCAACAAGAATTTGCTGGATGCGGTGGCGAACAAGGAGTTTCGTGAAGACCTTTACTACCGCCTGAATGTGTTTCCGATTCCGCTGCCGGCGTTGCGTGAGCGGGTGGAAGACATTGCGCCGCTTGCCCGGCACTTTGCCCAGACCTTGAGTGCCACGGCGGGCAAACGCATTACCGGTTTCAGCTCTGAGGCGTTGCAGGCGATGGCGGCGTATTCCTGGCCAGGGAATATTCGTGAGCTGCAAAATTGTGTGGAGCGCGCGACCATTGTCGCGGCGACGCCGGTGATCGAGGATATTGATTTGCCGGCGTATTTGTTTGCTTCGCGACCTGCGCAGGACGGGGTTGGGGTGATACTTGGCGACGGGCCGGGTGTGCCGCAGGATCTGGATGCGGCGCTGGCCGAGGTGGAGAAGGCTTACATCATGGCTGCGTTGCAGGAGAGCAATGGCGTGCAGGCCGCGGCTGCGCAGAAGATCGGGATTTCCGAGCGCAGCTTTTGGTATCGGTTGAAGAAGCTGGGGATTCAGGTGGACAAGATTGTTCGCTAG
- a CDS encoding sensor histidine kinase: MINKTRQTARPFAISRWSVQRKLVLAFWLVSVIPTMIAAELAATTLSQIFDSNVRIWLQESTKIVKDEIGDILHDNARVAQLFLRYTKPPSSRQAARHDKLTADIAAATDIDVVALIRSSDHKIVFSTAADDVVKQISLASNAVLQTVQVGGVSTGVVVSTFETSEDGVDYQLLVATYLDSSFLTSVADVHSLDLRLYLANPTGFSEIFSTQRFEDHPTRIPAKIEDVLRNTKQPSEQFTNNYSGLYWPIFNDAGELQGVIFSGLLRHTSLVGLVNQSNLFVLIFLLSSALSLGAGMLVSQRLTRPLRDLSQGVSAVISGNYQHRVAVSGGDELAQLSSTFNHMTERLGELHHLEAQLRRRDRLHALGEVAMGLAHEIRNPLGIIKTATQLLHRRADLPETDKRHLEYVISEVSRINDLITEFLDFAKPSAPLRTLQPARPLVEEILGFCGPELSTHNIDAQIDDQAPGATIYADAKQLKQACLNLILNAIDAMPEGGRLTLGISTVDHNTVISIADTGQGIPADMIERIFTPFVTTKASGTGLGLAKVFSIMESHDGSIECVSEKDAGATFSLYIPAQGDDDDGDDEDGDDA, from the coding sequence ATGATCAACAAGACCCGCCAGACTGCCCGCCCCTTTGCCATTTCGCGTTGGAGCGTCCAGCGCAAGCTGGTGCTGGCGTTTTGGCTGGTCAGCGTGATCCCGACCATGATCGCCGCCGAACTGGCGGCAACCACGTTGTCGCAGATTTTCGACAGCAACGTACGCATCTGGCTGCAGGAGTCGACCAAGATCGTCAAGGACGAGATCGGCGACATCCTCCACGACAACGCCCGGGTCGCCCAACTGTTCCTGCGCTATACCAAGCCCCCGTCTTCTCGCCAGGCGGCCAGGCATGACAAGCTGACCGCCGACATTGCCGCCGCCACCGACATCGATGTGGTAGCGCTGATCCGCAGCAGCGACCACAAGATTGTCTTCAGCACCGCCGCCGACGACGTCGTCAAGCAGATCAGCCTGGCCAGCAACGCCGTGCTGCAGACCGTCCAGGTAGGCGGCGTGAGTACCGGGGTGGTGGTGTCGACCTTTGAAACCAGCGAGGACGGTGTCGACTACCAGTTGTTGGTGGCGACCTACCTGGACAGCAGTTTCCTCACCAGCGTGGCCGATGTGCACTCCCTGGATTTGCGCCTGTACCTGGCAAACCCCACTGGCTTCTCGGAGATTTTCTCGACCCAGCGCTTTGAAGATCACCCGACCAGAATCCCGGCGAAAATCGAAGACGTGTTGCGCAACACCAAGCAGCCCAGCGAGCAGTTCACCAATAATTACAGCGGTTTGTACTGGCCCATCTTCAACGATGCCGGCGAGCTGCAAGGCGTGATTTTCAGCGGCCTGCTGCGCCACACCAGCCTGGTCGGGCTGGTGAACCAGAGCAATCTGTTCGTGCTGATCTTCCTACTCAGCTCGGCATTGTCCCTGGGCGCCGGGATGCTGGTGTCGCAACGCCTGACGCGCCCGCTGCGGGATTTGTCCCAGGGCGTCAGCGCGGTGATCTCCGGTAACTACCAACACCGCGTGGCGGTCAGTGGCGGCGACGAACTGGCGCAACTGAGCAGCACCTTCAACCACATGACAGAGCGCCTGGGCGAATTGCATCACCTGGAAGCGCAACTGCGTCGGCGCGACCGCCTGCATGCCCTGGGCGAGGTTGCGATGGGCCTGGCCCACGAAATTCGCAACCCGCTGGGCATCATCAAGACCGCCACCCAGTTGCTGCACCGGCGCGCCGACCTGCCGGAAACCGACAAGCGCCACCTGGAATACGTGATCAGCGAAGTCAGCCGTATCAACGACCTGATCACCGAGTTTCTCGACTTCGCCAAGCCCAGCGCGCCGTTGCGCACCCTGCAACCGGCGCGGCCACTGGTGGAGGAAATCCTTGGCTTCTGCGGCCCGGAGCTGTCCACCCATAATATCGACGCACAAATCGACGACCAGGCGCCTGGCGCGACGATTTACGCCGATGCCAAGCAGCTCAAGCAGGCGTGCCTCAACCTGATACTCAACGCCATCGACGCGATGCCCGAAGGCGGTCGGCTGACCCTGGGCATCAGCACCGTGGACCACAACACCGTAATCAGCATTGCCGATACCGGCCAGGGCATTCCGGCGGACATGATCGAGCGCATCTTCACGCCATTCGTCACCACCAAGGCCTCGGGCACGGGGTTGGGTCTGGCTAAAGTCTTCTCGATCATGGAAAGTCATGACGGCAGCATCGAATGTGTCAGCGAGAAAGATGCCGGCGCCACCTTCAGCCTGTACATTCCGGCTCAGGGTGACGACGACGACGGCGATGATGAGGATGGTGATGACGCATAA